In a single window of the Flavobacterium sp. W4I14 genome:
- a CDS encoding protein SCO1/2 (product_source=KO:K07152; cath_funfam=3.40.30.10; cog=COG1999; ko=KO:K07152; pfam=PF02630; superfamily=52833; transmembrane_helix_parts=Inside_1_8,TMhelix_9_31,Outside_32_231): MKRSPIKKVIILVSILAIPGFLFFYLLPHFAKNRYKSLPIFGKKVVASTFHSVKGEKIRDTIYHKIPDFKLINQHNDTVTWKSLRNKIVVLNLFYTGANNQGTSKYVKKLSDGYEQKPLVKFLSLSVDPLDKGRINDFAEQFKAKVGKWDFLTGDTIQTYPLIRKGLLLDVVADETKGKANFIFSNKIVLIDNLHRIRGIYDADNAEANARLEDEIKVLIAEYLRNVKDGR; the protein is encoded by the coding sequence ATGAAAAGAAGTCCTATAAAAAAGGTAATAATCCTGGTAAGCATTTTAGCTATACCGGGATTTTTGTTTTTTTACTTATTGCCGCACTTCGCCAAGAATCGGTATAAGAGTTTACCCATCTTTGGTAAAAAAGTAGTTGCATCAACTTTCCACAGTGTAAAAGGAGAGAAAATACGGGATACCATTTACCATAAGATTCCTGATTTTAAACTCATAAACCAGCATAATGATACCGTTACCTGGAAATCGTTGCGGAACAAGATTGTGGTATTAAATTTATTTTATACGGGTGCCAACAACCAGGGAACAAGTAAATATGTCAAGAAATTATCTGATGGGTATGAGCAAAAACCTTTGGTTAAGTTTTTAAGCCTGTCTGTTGATCCACTTGATAAAGGTAGAATAAACGATTTTGCCGAACAGTTTAAGGCGAAAGTTGGGAAATGGGATTTTCTGACTGGCGATACCATTCAAACTTATCCGTTAATCAGAAAAGGCTTGTTACTTGATGTAGTGGCAGATGAAACGAAAGGGAAAGCTAATTTCATTTTTAGCAATAAAATAGTACTTATCGATAATCTACACCGTATACGCGGAATTTATGATGCTGATAATGCTGAAGCAAATGCCAGGTTGGAGGATGAAATAAAAGTACTTATTGCCGAGTATTTAAGGAATGTTAAAGACGGCAGGTAA
- a CDS encoding putative membrane protein (product_source=KO:K08976; cog=COG2322; ko=KO:K08976; pfam=PF04238; superfamily=81452; transmembrane_helix_parts=Inside_1_12,TMhelix_13_31,Outside_32_45,TMhelix_46_68,Inside_69_74,TMhelix_75_97,Outside_98_116,TMhelix_117_139,Inside_140_151,TMhelix_152_174,Outside_175_180), whose protein sequence is MENSPIEKKYNKWIITLSIFIPVAVAFLFVVKLKDLGIDAPTLPFLPPIYATINGITAVLLIVAVWAIKNGKINLHQNLMKTAIGCSLLFLVMYIAYHMTTPSTKFGGDGAIKYAYFFILLTHILLSIAIIPLVLVTYVRALAERFDRHRKIARITFPLWLYVAITGVVVYLMISPYYQY, encoded by the coding sequence ATGGAAAATAGCCCAATTGAGAAAAAGTATAATAAGTGGATCATTACCCTTTCTATTTTTATACCCGTAGCTGTAGCATTTTTATTTGTGGTAAAGTTAAAGGATTTGGGAATAGATGCGCCAACTCTACCTTTTTTGCCTCCAATATATGCAACCATTAACGGAATTACGGCTGTACTGCTGATCGTTGCGGTATGGGCCATTAAAAATGGTAAGATTAACTTGCACCAAAACCTGATGAAAACGGCTATAGGCTGCTCTTTGTTGTTCTTGGTCATGTACATTGCTTACCATATGACTACCCCATCTACCAAATTTGGCGGAGATGGTGCTATTAAGTATGCCTACTTCTTTATCTTGTTAACGCATATCCTATTATCGATAGCCATTATTCCATTGGTTTTGGTAACTTATGTAAGGGCATTGGCCGAACGTTTCGATCGTCACAGAAAAATTGCAAGAATTACCTTCCCACTTTGGCTTTATGTAGCCATTACAGGCGTAGTGGTTTATTTGATGATTTCGCCATATTATCAGTATTAA
- a CDS encoding RNA polymerase sigma-70 factor (family 1) (product_source=TIGR02985; cath_funfam=1.10.10.10,1.10.1740.10; cog=COG1595; pfam=PF04542,PF08281; superfamily=88659,88946; tigrfam=TIGR02985) gives MAPGRIEDERKLIEKIVEGDEQAFSVLFFKYLPVLQIFATKFTKSDDAAEEIIQDSFLRVWLNRDKLADVANVKAYLYKYVSNECLSYLRKKLKEDRVVDAFVAKQENSHNNTAETINLNEVTKIIAIAVEKLPDQRKNIYQLSRRDGKTIPEIAEMLNISPNTVKNALVIALKSIRIHLDQHGILFFFPIVFFFLKIK, from the coding sequence ATGGCGCCAGGAAGGATAGAAGATGAACGTAAGCTTATAGAAAAAATCGTGGAGGGGGATGAGCAGGCTTTTTCTGTTTTGTTCTTCAAATATCTCCCTGTACTCCAAATTTTTGCCACTAAGTTTACTAAATCTGATGATGCCGCCGAAGAAATTATTCAAGATTCATTTTTAAGGGTTTGGCTAAATCGCGATAAATTAGCGGATGTGGCGAATGTGAAGGCTTATCTTTATAAATACGTTTCTAATGAATGTTTAAGCTACCTGCGTAAAAAATTAAAAGAAGATAGAGTTGTTGATGCATTTGTGGCCAAGCAAGAAAATAGCCATAACAATACCGCAGAAACTATTAATTTAAACGAAGTAACAAAAATTATTGCTATTGCTGTCGAAAAATTACCTGATCAACGCAAAAATATATACCAATTGAGCAGACGTGATGGTAAAACTATACCTGAAATTGCAGAAATGCTCAATATCTCACCTAATACGGTTAAAAATGCCTTGGTAATTGCCCTTAAATCGATACGTATACACCTCGATCAACACGGGATTTTATTCTTTTTCCCAATAGTTTTCTTCTTTTTGAAAATAAAATAG
- a CDS encoding transmembrane sensor (product_source=KO:K07165; cog=COG3712; ko=KO:K07165; pfam=PF04773,PF16344; superfamily=50090; transmembrane_helix_parts=Inside_1_83,TMhelix_84_103,Outside_104_386), giving the protein MEERIHYLLQQFTAKTLSQAEREELLVLAENSRSLLSDEIVKMIIAEEEHAVNVVDEKWNPVLNKILAVDKPIRSPKRILMKRLKWAAAAVVFIVFSFTAYLSLQKKKEHVFATDVAPGKNKAILTLADGKKISLSDAMNGDVAKEAGFSITKTADGQLVYKVAGSENVSDERSNTISTPNGGEWQIQLPDGSKVWLNAASSIQYSLNIGTAKQRLVKLDGEAYFEVAKNATHPFIVETDKQSVEVLGTHFNINSYKDELVTKTTLLEGSVRVLHKSTNESEILKPGEQSLVSVSGIDVKGVDVDESIAWKNGYFMFDNERQESILRKVARWYNVEVEYADADAKNVMYYGTVSRFEKISKVLTKLEQTGQVRFDIKANKIIVYKE; this is encoded by the coding sequence ATGGAAGAACGTATACATTATCTCTTACAACAATTTACAGCTAAGACCTTAAGTCAGGCCGAAAGGGAAGAACTTTTAGTTTTGGCAGAAAACAGCAGATCATTGCTTTCCGACGAAATCGTGAAAATGATTATCGCAGAAGAAGAACATGCGGTTAATGTTGTTGATGAAAAATGGAATCCAGTTCTAAATAAGATTCTAGCGGTAGACAAACCAATTCGATCGCCTAAGCGGATTTTAATGAAGCGCTTAAAATGGGCTGCCGCTGCAGTTGTTTTTATCGTGTTTTCGTTCACCGCTTACCTCTCTTTACAGAAAAAGAAAGAGCATGTTTTTGCGACTGACGTGGCACCGGGGAAAAACAAAGCTATTCTTACTTTGGCCGATGGAAAGAAAATTTCACTTTCAGATGCAATGAACGGCGATGTTGCCAAAGAAGCCGGTTTCTCTATCACCAAAACTGCTGATGGCCAATTGGTGTATAAGGTAGCTGGATCAGAAAATGTAAGTGATGAGAGATCAAATACGATCTCTACACCAAACGGTGGTGAGTGGCAAATCCAGTTGCCTGATGGCTCTAAAGTTTGGCTTAATGCAGCTTCTTCAATTCAGTATTCGTTAAATATCGGAACAGCTAAACAGCGCTTGGTGAAATTAGATGGAGAGGCTTATTTTGAAGTAGCCAAAAATGCAACACATCCTTTTATTGTGGAAACCGATAAGCAGTCTGTTGAGGTATTGGGTACGCATTTTAATATTAATAGCTATAAAGACGAACTGGTAACTAAAACTACTTTGCTTGAGGGAAGTGTACGTGTTTTACATAAAAGTACTAATGAAAGCGAAATCTTAAAGCCAGGAGAACAATCATTAGTATCTGTTTCTGGCATTGATGTAAAGGGAGTGGATGTAGATGAATCAATAGCATGGAAAAATGGGTACTTTATGTTCGACAATGAAAGACAGGAAAGTATTCTGCGTAAAGTGGCGCGTTGGTATAATGTTGAGGTGGAATACGCAGATGCAGATGCAAAAAATGTAATGTACTATGGAACGGTAAGCCGTTTTGAGAAAATATCGAAAGTATTAACAAAGCTGGAGCAAACTGGCCAGGTCCGCTTTGATATTAAGGCCAATAAAATTATAGTTTATAAAGAATAG
- a CDS encoding TonB-linked SusC/RagA family outer membrane protein (product_source=TIGR04056; cath_funfam=2.170.130.10,2.60.40.1120; cleavage_site_network=SignalP-noTM; pfam=PF07715,PF13715; smart=SM00965; superfamily=49464,56935; tigrfam=TIGR04056) encodes MMKLITVIMLASLVQVSAASFGQLVTLKEKNVTFEKVFREIRKQSGYDVLLSTNKIKTSTTLNVDFNNSTVEEVMNKIVSGRELIYTVEDRTILIKLKEKSVFDKVLGYFVAVKVTGKVKDKNGAVLPGVSVREKGVANAVSTSASGDYSISVKEGATLVFSYIGYKTLEVEVGGKTIINVSLEEDAAQLKEVNVVSTGYQELNKKLFTGAATSLKASDVKRDGIADVSRMLEGRVAGVSVQNVSGTFGAAPKIRVRGATSISGDNKPLWVVDGIILEDVVNISNEQLSTGDPSTLVGSSVAGLNPDDIESFNILKDAAATAQYGARAMNGVVIITTKKGKNTDGKPLISYTGNFSSYMKPSYDNFDILNSADQMNVYLEMQNKGWLNHSSSSRSANGGVFTKMYNQMYSYDPATGTYALKNDAQSQKQFLQRYADSNTDWFDVLFKQSLMQEHSLSVATGTAKSKIYASTSFLQDNGWTVGDNVKRFTGNFRGNFDISDKLTLELITQGSIRDQKAPGTLGRNGNPVYGTYDRDFDINPFSYALNTSRTLTPYDANGKREFFTQNYAPFNILNELENNTLELNLIDFKVQGGLKYKITDNIKYSFDGAYRYAKTSQEHKITENSNMAQAYRAGISPNDATVRGNNKFLYSNPDDPNALPVSVLPYGGFYKTNDDNIVNYYVRNSLEYDKTFNEDHLFNVFAAQELRYIDRQNKVFDGYGYQYDKGGVPFIDPNIVKSNVEGGFNYYSMNYRYERYLNYSLRAAYSYKGKYSFNATGRYDGSNLLGESPTARWLPTWNVSGAWNIDTENFMQSERIKNVVNRATLRATYGLVASMGSATNSSLVLRSMATRRPYIPEKETKLYIDGLENSELTFEKLNELNIGLDLGLFKDRLTLTVDAYKRKSFDLIGAFRNGGIGGESVKLANYADMKSEGIEASLGARVLKTTDFNWSTQLIFGFNKNKITNLKNQPLIFDLIGADGGALEGYAQRGLFSIDFQGLDPVNGSPRFINNEGVLSGDVYLQSNIVKYLKYEGPVDPKYTGGFSNTFKYKDFTLSTLVTFAAGNKVRLSPAFKTSYTDLDAMPKAFLSRWEMQGDELKTNVPSILDALEAIDFRSVYAYNNYNYSTERVADGGFVRMKQIILSYNIPSKYTKKLGLTNSSISAVGNNLFLIYSDKKLNGQDPEFFGSGGVALPIPRQFTLSLKVGF; translated from the coding sequence ATGATGAAGTTAATTACGGTCATAATGCTTGCTTCGCTCGTGCAGGTTAGTGCAGCTTCATTTGGCCAGCTGGTTACGTTGAAAGAAAAAAACGTAACATTCGAAAAGGTTTTTAGAGAGATCAGAAAACAATCTGGTTATGATGTTCTTTTATCGACCAATAAAATTAAAACCTCAACTACTTTAAATGTAGATTTTAATAATTCTACGGTAGAAGAGGTAATGAATAAAATTGTTTCAGGTAGAGAGCTAATCTATACAGTGGAAGACAGGACTATTCTGATCAAATTAAAGGAAAAGTCAGTTTTTGATAAAGTATTAGGCTATTTTGTTGCTGTTAAAGTAACCGGAAAAGTTAAAGATAAAAATGGCGCAGTACTTCCAGGTGTAAGCGTAAGAGAAAAAGGGGTAGCAAATGCCGTATCCACAAGTGCTAGCGGAGATTATTCAATTTCTGTTAAAGAGGGAGCTACATTGGTATTTAGCTATATTGGCTATAAAACATTAGAGGTTGAAGTTGGTGGAAAAACAATCATAAATGTAAGTTTAGAAGAAGATGCTGCTCAACTTAAAGAAGTAAATGTAGTTTCAACTGGTTATCAGGAATTAAATAAGAAATTATTTACCGGAGCCGCAACTTCTTTAAAAGCTTCTGATGTTAAAAGAGATGGTATAGCTGATGTGAGTAGGATGCTTGAAGGGCGCGTTGCTGGTGTATCAGTACAAAATGTTTCAGGCACTTTTGGTGCAGCTCCAAAAATCAGAGTACGTGGTGCAACATCAATTTCTGGTGATAATAAACCATTATGGGTTGTTGATGGTATCATCTTAGAAGATGTGGTTAATATTTCCAATGAACAGTTGTCAACAGGAGATCCATCAACTTTGGTAGGTTCATCTGTTGCCGGGTTGAACCCAGATGACATCGAAAGTTTCAATATTTTAAAAGATGCTGCTGCAACTGCTCAATATGGTGCGAGAGCAATGAACGGCGTTGTAATTATTACTACGAAAAAAGGTAAGAACACCGATGGAAAACCATTAATTTCTTATACAGGGAATTTCTCTAGTTATATGAAACCATCATATGATAATTTCGATATTCTTAACTCCGCAGACCAGATGAATGTTTATCTAGAAATGCAGAATAAGGGATGGTTAAATCATTCTAGTTCTTCTCGAAGCGCAAATGGTGGCGTTTTTACCAAGATGTATAACCAAATGTATAGTTATGATCCAGCCACTGGCACATATGCACTTAAAAATGATGCCCAAAGCCAAAAACAGTTCTTACAAAGGTATGCAGATAGCAATACTGATTGGTTCGATGTTCTGTTTAAGCAATCATTAATGCAAGAACATTCACTAAGTGTAGCAACAGGTACTGCTAAATCGAAAATATATGCCTCAACAAGTTTTTTACAAGACAATGGATGGACTGTTGGAGATAATGTTAAAAGATTCACAGGTAATTTCAGGGGGAATTTTGATATCAGTGATAAACTAACATTAGAATTGATCACTCAAGGGTCAATACGTGACCAAAAGGCTCCAGGTACATTAGGTAGGAATGGTAATCCGGTTTATGGAACATATGATCGTGATTTTGACATTAATCCTTTTAGTTACGCATTAAATACTAGTCGTACTTTAACACCTTACGATGCCAATGGAAAACGTGAATTTTTTACTCAGAACTATGCACCATTTAATATCCTGAACGAATTAGAAAATAATACTCTAGAATTGAATCTAATTGATTTTAAGGTGCAAGGGGGCTTAAAGTATAAAATTACAGATAATATTAAATACTCTTTTGATGGTGCATACAGATATGCGAAAACGAGTCAGGAACATAAGATTACTGAGAATTCGAACATGGCCCAGGCTTACCGTGCAGGCATAAGTCCTAATGATGCTACAGTTAGAGGTAACAATAAATTCTTGTATAGCAATCCCGATGATCCGAATGCATTGCCTGTATCCGTGTTACCATACGGGGGTTTTTATAAAACAAATGACGATAATATTGTTAACTATTATGTACGTAACAGTTTAGAATACGATAAAACTTTTAACGAAGATCATTTATTTAACGTCTTTGCAGCTCAAGAACTGCGTTATATCGATCGTCAGAATAAAGTATTTGATGGTTACGGATATCAGTATGATAAAGGTGGAGTGCCATTTATTGATCCAAACATTGTCAAATCAAATGTTGAAGGTGGTTTTAACTATTATAGTATGAACTACCGTTACGAGCGTTACCTAAATTATTCGCTAAGAGCGGCCTACTCTTATAAAGGTAAATACAGTTTTAATGCGACTGGCCGTTATGATGGTTCTAACTTATTGGGTGAATCTCCAACGGCAAGATGGTTACCAACATGGAACGTTTCAGGAGCTTGGAATATTGATACTGAAAATTTCATGCAAAGTGAAAGAATTAAAAATGTGGTTAACCGCGCAACTTTACGCGCAACTTATGGTTTGGTTGCCAGTATGGGATCTGCTACCAACTCTAGCTTAGTGCTAAGAAGTATGGCTACCCGCAGGCCTTATATTCCTGAAAAGGAAACTAAATTATATATTGATGGTTTAGAGAATTCTGAGTTGACTTTCGAGAAACTTAATGAATTAAACATTGGTTTAGATCTGGGCTTATTTAAAGACAGGTTAACATTAACGGTTGATGCCTACAAAAGAAAAAGTTTTGATTTAATCGGAGCATTCAGAAATGGTGGTATTGGTGGTGAATCAGTTAAATTGGCTAATTACGCCGATATGAAATCAGAAGGTATCGAAGCTTCATTAGGTGCCCGCGTTTTAAAAACAACTGATTTTAACTGGTCTACACAATTAATTTTTGGGTTCAATAAGAACAAAATTACAAACCTTAAAAATCAGCCATTAATATTTGATCTTATTGGAGCAGATGGTGGTGCACTAGAGGGTTATGCGCAAAGAGGTTTATTTTCTATTGATTTTCAGGGGTTAGATCCTGTTAATGGTTCACCGAGATTTATCAATAATGAAGGTGTGTTAAGTGGTGATGTTTATCTTCAAAGCAATATTGTAAAATACCTGAAGTATGAAGGTCCTGTAGATCCAAAATATACCGGTGGTTTCTCGAATACATTTAAGTATAAAGATTTTACTTTGTCAACCCTTGTTACTTTTGCCGCAGGAAACAAGGTTCGTTTATCTCCAGCATTTAAAACAAGCTATACTGATTTGGATGCAATGCCTAAAGCATTTTTGAGCCGTTGGGAGATGCAGGGTGACGAGTTAAAAACAAATGTACCTTCTATTTTAGATGCATTAGAAGCAATAGACTTTAGAAGTGTGTATGCTTATAATAATTATAACTATTCTACCGAAAGAGTTGCTGATGGAGGATTTGTTAGAATGAAGCAAATAATATTAAGTTATAACATTCCTTCCAAGTATACAAAAAAGCTGGGCTTAACAAATTCTTCAATTAGTGCTGTGGGAAACAATCTATTTTTAATCTATTCAGATAAAAAATTGAATGGGCAGGATCCAGAGTTTTTTGGATCAGGTGGTGTTGCATTACCAATTCCCCGTCAGTTCACATTGTCTTTAAAGGTAGGATTCTAA
- a CDS encoding hypothetical protein (product_source=Hypo-rule applied; cath_funfam=1.20.1050.10; ko=KO:K21572; pfam=PF07980,PF14322; smart=SM00028; superfamily=48452), protein MLCYPLFLIWDARKFLEQAPDQRTQLNSVDKVAELLTSAYPEGNYIAFTETSSDNVEDKGPGIGDEDREIVFPYMWKDNDNYTDDTPTNYWNACYTAIAAANSALEAIDKAPDQTAYLPYKGEALVARAYAHFMLVTLFAKTYEAGSPNDSPGIPYVTEPEKVVIGQYSRGTVASVYANIEKDLLAGLPLLRNTAYKIPKYHFNVSAGNAFAARFFLFKKEYDKVIQYSSAVSPSNSFANILRPWNTRYNLYTLDEMYLYFTQASEPSTLLLIETASSWARTRTPRYGYGQIINNEVFTVNVTGARWCYKSAYYGQPHYSMLKWNEYFVKTSQNATIGDPYTIVPVLTADETLLNRAEAYASTGQNALALQDLNTYASTRILNYSPTTHAVTLAKIAAYYGIADPKAGLIATVLDFKKKEFTQEGLRWFDILRYKLPVQHKIFAVNGSFETITLTADDPRKLFQIPSQVTLSGIQQNPR, encoded by the coding sequence TTGTTGTGCTATCCCTTATTTCTAATTTGGGATGCAAGAAAATTTTTAGAGCAAGCGCCAGATCAGCGGACTCAATTAAATTCTGTAGATAAGGTAGCCGAACTGCTAACTAGTGCCTATCCTGAAGGGAATTACATCGCTTTTACCGAAACATCTTCAGATAATGTAGAAGATAAAGGTCCTGGCATTGGTGATGAAGACAGAGAGATTGTTTTTCCTTATATGTGGAAAGACAATGATAATTACACTGACGATACGCCAACAAATTATTGGAACGCTTGTTATACTGCAATTGCTGCGGCGAACTCGGCTTTGGAAGCTATTGACAAGGCACCTGATCAAACCGCTTACCTACCTTATAAAGGTGAAGCTTTAGTGGCTAGGGCTTATGCACATTTTATGTTAGTTACCCTTTTTGCTAAAACCTATGAAGCAGGCTCGCCTAATGATTCTCCTGGGATTCCTTATGTTACCGAACCAGAGAAGGTTGTAATAGGTCAATATTCAAGAGGAACTGTCGCATCAGTTTACGCGAACATAGAGAAAGACTTATTAGCAGGTTTACCATTATTAAGAAATACAGCCTACAAGATCCCAAAATATCACTTTAATGTTTCTGCTGGAAATGCATTTGCAGCAAGGTTTTTCCTGTTCAAAAAAGAGTATGATAAAGTAATTCAGTATTCAAGTGCCGTATCGCCTAGCAATTCATTTGCAAATATCCTAAGGCCGTGGAACACCAGATATAACTTGTATACACTTGATGAAATGTATTTATATTTTACACAGGCATCTGAACCTTCTACATTGTTACTGATAGAAACAGCTTCTTCATGGGCAAGAACACGTACACCTCGCTATGGTTATGGACAGATCATTAATAATGAAGTTTTTACGGTTAATGTAACCGGTGCCCGTTGGTGTTACAAGTCGGCTTATTATGGCCAGCCACATTATAGCATGCTTAAATGGAATGAATATTTTGTTAAAACAAGTCAAAATGCAACTATTGGTGATCCATACACAATAGTACCTGTTCTTACTGCCGATGAAACGTTACTTAATCGTGCTGAAGCGTATGCCTCAACCGGACAAAATGCTTTGGCACTTCAAGATTTAAATACTTATGCGAGTACAAGGATTTTGAACTATAGTCCAACTACACATGCTGTAACCTTAGCTAAAATTGCTGCATATTATGGCATAGCTGATCCAAAAGCAGGTTTAATTGCAACTGTTTTAGATTTTAAGAAAAAAGAATTTACTCAAGAAGGGTTAAGGTGGTTTGATATACTGAGGTATAAATTGCCAGTTCAGCATAAAATTTTTGCAGTGAATGGTTCATTCGAAACCATAACCCTTACAGCTGATGATCCTCGTAAATTATTTCAAATTCCTTCACAAGTAACCCTATCTGGTATACAACAAAATCCAAGATAA
- a CDS encoding substrate import-associated zinc metallohydrolase lipoprotein (product_source=TIGR04549; cath_funfam=3.40.50.2300; cleavage_site_network=SignalP-noTM; pfam=PF15890; superfamily=55486; tigrfam=TIGR04549): MKKILKSGFVALVMLTVLASCKKEGTLNANLDVIDQNIIKDKNSTDIWLDQNFLNPYNIETKYRFDRFELPSGKNITPPSVDQVIPAMEMVRDVWIKPFEAAGGADFIKKISPKQFVLAGSAEYNSNGSITLGTAEGGRKIVLYVINSFDKTNIASVKQMIQVIQHEYTHILNQTVDFSPEYQTVSRGGYEANWTQRSLDEAYSLGFITQYARVSPLEDFAEQSSNMLMMGRVQYNGIVEGIAAKYPDAKVKLKKKEQYVVDYFKTAFNIDFYQLQTEVQKALFKISAPVLHRMIGLGVGYTTLTTNPSVEPNQSAEFLATWNTAKTAVAAIGGAGRQLNNMQLIFGANNLLTVRYNYTNAAGSALQADADYTMVVNATTGIATITLNATQPTTTTYGNMNTLRPGVAAINTYLTTGQFRINWINQIIPGEIGFVGSLGAFYKSTNANSYFYGTMGH; the protein is encoded by the coding sequence ATGAAAAAGATATTAAAAAGTGGATTTGTCGCATTAGTGATGTTGACGGTCTTAGCATCTTGTAAAAAAGAGGGTACACTAAACGCAAATTTAGATGTAATTGATCAGAATATAATTAAGGATAAAAATTCAACAGATATTTGGTTGGATCAGAACTTCTTAAACCCGTATAACATAGAAACGAAATATCGTTTTGATCGTTTTGAGCTTCCATCCGGAAAAAATATAACTCCACCGTCAGTTGATCAGGTAATCCCTGCAATGGAAATGGTACGCGATGTTTGGATTAAGCCCTTTGAAGCTGCTGGAGGAGCAGATTTTATTAAGAAAATTTCTCCTAAACAGTTCGTATTAGCAGGTAGCGCTGAATACAATAGTAATGGCTCAATCACTTTAGGAACAGCAGAAGGTGGACGGAAAATCGTATTATATGTGATCAATTCATTCGATAAAACCAATATAGCATCTGTTAAGCAGATGATTCAGGTGATACAACATGAGTATACACACATTCTAAATCAAACAGTCGATTTTTCACCAGAATATCAAACCGTATCCCGTGGCGGTTACGAAGCGAACTGGACCCAACGATCACTTGATGAAGCTTATTCTCTAGGTTTTATCACTCAATATGCCAGGGTATCTCCTTTAGAGGATTTTGCGGAACAATCATCAAACATGTTAATGATGGGCAGGGTTCAATATAATGGTATTGTTGAAGGTATAGCAGCTAAATATCCTGATGCCAAAGTTAAATTAAAGAAAAAAGAGCAGTATGTGGTTGATTACTTTAAAACGGCTTTCAACATCGATTTTTACCAGTTACAAACTGAAGTACAAAAGGCATTGTTTAAGATTTCAGCCCCAGTATTACATAGAATGATTGGTTTAGGTGTTGGCTACACAACATTAACAACTAATCCATCTGTAGAACCTAATCAATCTGCTGAGTTCCTTGCTACTTGGAATACTGCAAAAACCGCTGTTGCAGCAATTGGGGGAGCCGGAAGACAATTAAATAATATGCAGTTAATTTTTGGAGCGAATAATCTATTAACTGTCCGTTATAACTATACTAATGCTGCAGGAAGCGCACTTCAGGCAGATGCTGATTATACCATGGTAGTAAATGCCACAACAGGGATCGCAACAATTACATTAAACGCAACTCAACCAACAACGACAACTTATGGTAACATGAATACCCTAAGACCCGGCGTTGCAGCAATTAATACATATTTAACTACAGGTCAATTTAGAATAAATTGGATCAACCAGATTATACCTGGAGAAATTGGTTTTGTTGGTTCACTAGGGGCGTTCTATAAATCAACAAATGCCAATTCATACTTTTATGGAACAATGGGGCATTAA